TCCAACAGTTTAGGCTGTTTGCCTATTTTCAGGACACACCCGATACAATACCGATGATGGACCGCTATCGCACGCTCGAGGGTCTTCTCGTAGGACGCAAGCCGCTGCCTGGCGGGGACGTGATCCTCTCTTTTGTGACCCCCGAAGGGGCCATGCAGGCCGTGGCCCGCAAGGCCATGCGGCCTACCGGGCGCAGCGGGCGGCTCTCCCTATTCCATCACCTGCGTTTTCAGGTTTACCAGAAACCCGGCAATGACCTGCCCACGCTCACTCAAGCCGAGCTGGTGGGGCGGTTGGAGGGCTTGGAGCTTCCGCCTCGTTTCGCTTACGCCTCATACCTGGGCGAGTTGGCTTTCCGGCTGGCTTCGCCGGAGGTGGCGAGCCGGATCTGGCCAATCCTCGTCTCGGGTTTGCGCGGTATCGCCAAACACCCCAACTCCAAGATCGCCCTGGTCTGGGCAGGGTGGCGGGTGCTGCGAGCGGCTGGGTTGCAGCCCAACCTGACCGGAGGAGGCGCCAGCCTCGAGGAAGGTTCTCTCACCGAGGAAGACCGGGGGGTGTTTCTGGGGCCTGAGGGCGTGCAGGCCTTGCGGGCGGTTCTGTTTCTGCCGGGTTCGGAAGCGGTAGAGGCGCTCGAGGGGGCCCCTCTCGAGCGGCTACTCCGAGCCCTCCGGGTGCATGCCGACCACACCGTGGGGACGCTGAACTCAGCGGCACTGCTCTGAGAGCATGATCCACCGCGTTTTGCGCGCGGCGTGTCGAGTTGCCAGCGCCCGGCCATCCAACTGGCCTCTCGGCCACGTATGGCCATATAGCCAATGGATCCGGTGGGTTCTTATTTTCCTCACTATT
This genomic interval from Meiothermus sp. Pnk-1 contains the following:
- a CDS encoding DNA repair protein RecO, with the protein product MDRYRTLEGLLVGRKPLPGGDVILSFVTPEGAMQAVARKAMRPTGRSGRLSLFHHLRFQVYQKPGNDLPTLTQAELVGRLEGLELPPRFAYASYLGELAFRLASPEVASRIWPILVSGLRGIAKHPNSKIALVWAGWRVLRAAGLQPNLTGGGASLEEGSLTEEDRGVFLGPEGVQALRAVLFLPGSEAVEALEGAPLERLLRALRVHADHTVGTLNSAALL